A DNA window from Vigna angularis cultivar LongXiaoDou No.4 chromosome 1, ASM1680809v1, whole genome shotgun sequence contains the following coding sequences:
- the LOC108347432 gene encoding aluminum-activated malate transporter 9 isoform X2, producing MAPKLVKSGSFRHGLAEKKERLLSGKSSSDISQIGIGMVMQEEEQSRMLKWWSTVKRVTGKALEMGRSDPRKIIFSAKTGLALTLLSFLIFLKEPFKDMSLYCVWAILTVVVVFEFSIGATLSKSLNGGLGTLLAGALSLGMAELSTLAGKWEQLIIIICIFIVGFSATYTKLYPSFKPYEYGFRVFLITYCFITVSGYQTGEFVDTAINRFVLIALGAAVSLVVNICIYPIWAGEDLHNLVIKNFMDLATSLEGVVSSYLHCVEYKKVPSKILTYQAAEDPIYNGYRSVVESTSKEDTLAPAEKRQVFRGELQRVGCEGAKVLRELGNKVQKMEKLDREDLLDEVHDAAEELQKKIDKKSYLLVNSESWEIGNRPIEDTGEEGEILEHKSRSEAVLDLRTVEVAHSWDGNLTLGNNHVVPATDASQNMSRKQTSLPAHIYHQKSNAEIKEGQQLKTFESASALSLTTFSSLLIEFVARLQNLVDSFEELGETANFSDPLEQREPLKSHGFWTRLFNCS from the exons ATGGCTCCGAAATTGGTGAAATCGGGGTCGTTCCGTCACGGTTTGGCGGAGAAGAAGGAGAGGCTTCTCTCGGGGAAGAGTAGTAGTGATATCTCTCAGATAGGGATTGGCATGGTGATGCAAGAGGAAGAGCAATCGAGGATGTTGAAGTGGTGGAGCACGGTTAAGCGTGTAACTGGGAAAGCATTGGAAATGGGTCGGTCTGATCCAAGAAAGATCATCTTTTCTGCAAAAACGGGTCTTGCTTTGACCCTTCTTTCATTTTTGATTTTCCTCAAAGAACCCTTCAAGGACATGAGTCTTTACTGTGTCTGGGCCATTCTTACTGTCGTCGTAGTCTTCGAATTCAGCATAG GGGCAACTCTGAGCAAGAGCTTAAATGGTGGATTGGGGACCTTGTTGGCTGGAGCACTTTCATTGGGAATGGCAGAGTTATCAACATTGGCTGGAAAATGGGAGCAGCTAATAATCATTATATGCATCTTCATTGTAG GGTTTTCTGCCACATACACAAAACTATACCCTTCTTTCAAGCCTTATGAATACGGGTTCCGCGTGTTCTTGATCACGTACTGTTTCATTACTGTATCCGGGTATCAAACAGGGGAATTTGTTGATACTGCTATAAATAGATTTGTCCTCATTGCACTCGGTGCTGCTGTCTCTTTGGTAGTAAATATCTGTATATACCCTATCTGGGCTGGAGAGGATCTGCATAATCTTGTCATAAAAAATTTCATGGATCTTGCAACATCTTTGGAAG GTGTTGTCAGTAGCTACCTTCATTGTGTTGAATATAAGAAGGTGCCGTCTAAAATTCTTACTTACCAAGCTGCTGAGGATCCAATTTACAATGGGTACAGATCGGTTGTTGAATCGACAAGTAAAGAAGATACATTG GCCCCAGCTGAGAAGAGACAGGTTTTCCGTGGCGAGCTTCAAAGGGTAGGTTGTGAAGGGGCGAAAGTGTTACGTGAACTTGGAAACAAAGTTCAAAAGATGGAGAAACTAGACCGGGAAGACTTGCTGGATGAAGTGCACGACGCAGCAGAGGAACTGCAAAAGAAGATTGATAAAAAATCATACCTTCTTGTGAATTCAGAGAGCTGGGAAATTGGAAACCGACCAATCGAGGACACAGGCGAAGAAGGAGAAATTCTTGAGCACAAGTCTCGAAGTGAAGCAGTGCTTGACCTGAGAACAGTTGAAGTTGCACATTCGTGGGATGGAAATTTAACTCTGGGCAATAACCATGTTGTGCCTGCGACCGATGCCTCTCAAAACATGTCCAGGAAACAGACATCTTTGCCTGCTCATATATATCATCAAAAATCAAATGCCGAGATCAAAGAGGGTCAACAACTGAAAACTTTCGAAAGTGCTAGTGCCCTATCTCTAACAACATTTTCATCGCTTCTGATTGAATTTGTGGCAAGGCTTCAAAACTTGGTGGATTCATTTGAAGAACTAGGTGAAACAGCAAACTTTTCTGACCCTCTTGAGCAACGAGAGCCATTAAAATCTCATGGCTTTTGGACCAGGTTGTTTAACTGCTCGTAA
- the LOC108347432 gene encoding aluminum-activated malate transporter 9 isoform X3, with protein MGAANNHYMHLHWFSATYTKLYPSFKPYEYGFRVFLITYCFITVSGYQTGEFVDTAINRFVLIALGAAVSLVVNICIYPIWAGEDLHNLVIKNFMDLATSLEGVVSSYLHCVEYKKVPSKILTYQAAEDPIYNGYRSVVESTSKEDTLMGFAVWEPPHGHYKMHKYPWKNYVKLSGSLRHCAFMVMAMHGCILSEIQAPAEKRQVFRGELQRVGCEGAKVLRELGNKVQKMEKLDREDLLDEVHDAAEELQKKIDKKSYLLVNSESWEIGNRPIEDTGEEGEILEHKSRSEAVLDLRTVEVAHSWDGNLTLGNNHVVPATDASQNMSRKQTSLPAHIYHQKSNAEIKEGQQLKTFESASALSLTTFSSLLIEFVARLQNLVDSFEELGETANFSDPLEQREPLKSHGFWTRLFNCS; from the exons ATGGGAGCAGCTAATAATCATTATATGCATCTTCATT GGTTTTCTGCCACATACACAAAACTATACCCTTCTTTCAAGCCTTATGAATACGGGTTCCGCGTGTTCTTGATCACGTACTGTTTCATTACTGTATCCGGGTATCAAACAGGGGAATTTGTTGATACTGCTATAAATAGATTTGTCCTCATTGCACTCGGTGCTGCTGTCTCTTTGGTAGTAAATATCTGTATATACCCTATCTGGGCTGGAGAGGATCTGCATAATCTTGTCATAAAAAATTTCATGGATCTTGCAACATCTTTGGAAG GTGTTGTCAGTAGCTACCTTCATTGTGTTGAATATAAGAAGGTGCCGTCTAAAATTCTTACTTACCAAGCTGCTGAGGATCCAATTTACAATGGGTACAGATCGGTTGTTGAATCGACAAGTAAAGAAGATACATTG ATGGGTTTTGCTGTGTGGGAACCACCACATGGTCATTACAAAATGCATAAATATCCATGGAAGAATTATGTGAAATTAAGCGGGTCTCTAAGGCATTGCGCATTTATGGTCATGGCTATGCATGGATGCATACTTTCTGAAATACAG GCCCCAGCTGAGAAGAGACAGGTTTTCCGTGGCGAGCTTCAAAGGGTAGGTTGTGAAGGGGCGAAAGTGTTACGTGAACTTGGAAACAAAGTTCAAAAGATGGAGAAACTAGACCGGGAAGACTTGCTGGATGAAGTGCACGACGCAGCAGAGGAACTGCAAAAGAAGATTGATAAAAAATCATACCTTCTTGTGAATTCAGAGAGCTGGGAAATTGGAAACCGACCAATCGAGGACACAGGCGAAGAAGGAGAAATTCTTGAGCACAAGTCTCGAAGTGAAGCAGTGCTTGACCTGAGAACAGTTGAAGTTGCACATTCGTGGGATGGAAATTTAACTCTGGGCAATAACCATGTTGTGCCTGCGACCGATGCCTCTCAAAACATGTCCAGGAAACAGACATCTTTGCCTGCTCATATATATCATCAAAAATCAAATGCCGAGATCAAAGAGGGTCAACAACTGAAAACTTTCGAAAGTGCTAGTGCCCTATCTCTAACAACATTTTCATCGCTTCTGATTGAATTTGTGGCAAGGCTTCAAAACTTGGTGGATTCATTTGAAGAACTAGGTGAAACAGCAAACTTTTCTGACCCTCTTGAGCAACGAGAGCCATTAAAATCTCATGGCTTTTGGACCAGGTTGTTTAACTGCTCGTAA
- the LOC108347432 gene encoding aluminum-activated malate transporter 9 isoform X1 codes for MAPKLVKSGSFRHGLAEKKERLLSGKSSSDISQIGIGMVMQEEEQSRMLKWWSTVKRVTGKALEMGRSDPRKIIFSAKTGLALTLLSFLIFLKEPFKDMSLYCVWAILTVVVVFEFSIGATLSKSLNGGLGTLLAGALSLGMAELSTLAGKWEQLIIIICIFIVGFSATYTKLYPSFKPYEYGFRVFLITYCFITVSGYQTGEFVDTAINRFVLIALGAAVSLVVNICIYPIWAGEDLHNLVIKNFMDLATSLEGVVSSYLHCVEYKKVPSKILTYQAAEDPIYNGYRSVVESTSKEDTLMGFAVWEPPHGHYKMHKYPWKNYVKLSGSLRHCAFMVMAMHGCILSEIQAPAEKRQVFRGELQRVGCEGAKVLRELGNKVQKMEKLDREDLLDEVHDAAEELQKKIDKKSYLLVNSESWEIGNRPIEDTGEEGEILEHKSRSEAVLDLRTVEVAHSWDGNLTLGNNHVVPATDASQNMSRKQTSLPAHIYHQKSNAEIKEGQQLKTFESASALSLTTFSSLLIEFVARLQNLVDSFEELGETANFSDPLEQREPLKSHGFWTRLFNCS; via the exons ATGGCTCCGAAATTGGTGAAATCGGGGTCGTTCCGTCACGGTTTGGCGGAGAAGAAGGAGAGGCTTCTCTCGGGGAAGAGTAGTAGTGATATCTCTCAGATAGGGATTGGCATGGTGATGCAAGAGGAAGAGCAATCGAGGATGTTGAAGTGGTGGAGCACGGTTAAGCGTGTAACTGGGAAAGCATTGGAAATGGGTCGGTCTGATCCAAGAAAGATCATCTTTTCTGCAAAAACGGGTCTTGCTTTGACCCTTCTTTCATTTTTGATTTTCCTCAAAGAACCCTTCAAGGACATGAGTCTTTACTGTGTCTGGGCCATTCTTACTGTCGTCGTAGTCTTCGAATTCAGCATAG GGGCAACTCTGAGCAAGAGCTTAAATGGTGGATTGGGGACCTTGTTGGCTGGAGCACTTTCATTGGGAATGGCAGAGTTATCAACATTGGCTGGAAAATGGGAGCAGCTAATAATCATTATATGCATCTTCATTGTAG GGTTTTCTGCCACATACACAAAACTATACCCTTCTTTCAAGCCTTATGAATACGGGTTCCGCGTGTTCTTGATCACGTACTGTTTCATTACTGTATCCGGGTATCAAACAGGGGAATTTGTTGATACTGCTATAAATAGATTTGTCCTCATTGCACTCGGTGCTGCTGTCTCTTTGGTAGTAAATATCTGTATATACCCTATCTGGGCTGGAGAGGATCTGCATAATCTTGTCATAAAAAATTTCATGGATCTTGCAACATCTTTGGAAG GTGTTGTCAGTAGCTACCTTCATTGTGTTGAATATAAGAAGGTGCCGTCTAAAATTCTTACTTACCAAGCTGCTGAGGATCCAATTTACAATGGGTACAGATCGGTTGTTGAATCGACAAGTAAAGAAGATACATTG ATGGGTTTTGCTGTGTGGGAACCACCACATGGTCATTACAAAATGCATAAATATCCATGGAAGAATTATGTGAAATTAAGCGGGTCTCTAAGGCATTGCGCATTTATGGTCATGGCTATGCATGGATGCATACTTTCTGAAATACAG GCCCCAGCTGAGAAGAGACAGGTTTTCCGTGGCGAGCTTCAAAGGGTAGGTTGTGAAGGGGCGAAAGTGTTACGTGAACTTGGAAACAAAGTTCAAAAGATGGAGAAACTAGACCGGGAAGACTTGCTGGATGAAGTGCACGACGCAGCAGAGGAACTGCAAAAGAAGATTGATAAAAAATCATACCTTCTTGTGAATTCAGAGAGCTGGGAAATTGGAAACCGACCAATCGAGGACACAGGCGAAGAAGGAGAAATTCTTGAGCACAAGTCTCGAAGTGAAGCAGTGCTTGACCTGAGAACAGTTGAAGTTGCACATTCGTGGGATGGAAATTTAACTCTGGGCAATAACCATGTTGTGCCTGCGACCGATGCCTCTCAAAACATGTCCAGGAAACAGACATCTTTGCCTGCTCATATATATCATCAAAAATCAAATGCCGAGATCAAAGAGGGTCAACAACTGAAAACTTTCGAAAGTGCTAGTGCCCTATCTCTAACAACATTTTCATCGCTTCTGATTGAATTTGTGGCAAGGCTTCAAAACTTGGTGGATTCATTTGAAGAACTAGGTGAAACAGCAAACTTTTCTGACCCTCTTGAGCAACGAGAGCCATTAAAATCTCATGGCTTTTGGACCAGGTTGTTTAACTGCTCGTAA